A stretch of the Comamonas testosteroni TK102 genome encodes the following:
- a CDS encoding extracellular solute-binding protein → MFRRPLFALAAVASLCAPALSAHAEDITLYTTREPALIQPLLAAFTAQTKIGVKTVFVKDGLLERVKAEGPRSPADVLMTVDIGNLVDLVDGGVTQPVKSSVLEAAIPAQLRAADNQWFALSMRARVLYAEKDMKIGAFRYEDLAKPQFKGKVCSRAGQHPYNTALIAAMIAHDGEAKTEQWLKGVKANLARKATGGDRDVARDILGGICDVGLANTYYVGHMKAAKEGTDARKWGDAIKVVKPTFNDPKSGTHINISGASVAKHAPNRDQAVKLLEFLVSEPAQNMYAQANYEHPVRKGVALDPVVAQSIGEIKIDPLPLTEIAKHRKAASVLVDKVGFDK, encoded by the coding sequence ATGTTTCGACGACCCCTGTTTGCACTGGCCGCCGTTGCCAGCCTGTGCGCCCCTGCGCTGTCCGCCCACGCCGAGGACATCACGCTCTACACCACCCGTGAACCGGCACTGATCCAGCCCTTGCTGGCGGCCTTCACGGCGCAGACCAAGATCGGTGTGAAGACGGTCTTCGTCAAGGACGGCCTGCTGGAGCGCGTCAAGGCCGAAGGCCCGCGCTCGCCTGCCGATGTGCTGATGACGGTGGACATCGGCAATCTGGTGGATCTGGTGGACGGCGGCGTGACCCAGCCCGTCAAGTCCAGCGTGCTGGAGGCGGCCATTCCGGCCCAGTTGCGCGCCGCAGACAACCAGTGGTTTGCGCTGTCCATGCGGGCCCGCGTGCTGTATGCCGAAAAGGACATGAAGATCGGCGCCTTCCGCTATGAAGACCTGGCCAAGCCCCAGTTCAAGGGCAAGGTCTGCAGCCGTGCCGGCCAGCACCCCTACAACACGGCACTGATCGCCGCCATGATTGCCCATGACGGCGAAGCCAAGACCGAGCAGTGGCTCAAGGGCGTCAAGGCCAATCTGGCGCGCAAGGCCACGGGCGGCGACCGCGACGTGGCGCGTGACATTCTGGGCGGCATCTGCGATGTGGGCCTGGCCAACACCTATTACGTGGGCCATATGAAGGCGGCCAAGGAAGGTACGGACGCACGCAAGTGGGGCGATGCCATCAAGGTCGTCAAGCCTACTTTCAACGATCCCAAGAGCGGCACGCATATCAATATCAGCGGCGCCTCGGTGGCCAAGCACGCACCCAACCGCGATCAGGCCGTGAAACTGCTGGAGTTCCTGGTTTCCGAGCCGGCCCAGAATATGTACGCCCAGGCCAACTACGAGCACCCTGTGCGCAAGGGCGTGGCGCTGGACCCCGTGGTGGCCCAGAGCATTGGCGAGATCAAGATCGATCCGCTGCCGCTGACCGAGATCGCCAAGCACCGCAAGGCTGCCAGCGTGCTGGTCGACAAGGTGGGATTCGACAAGTAA
- a CDS encoding ABC transporter permease, with protein MFSFLRSGLRPVGPVWQGASWLIALGVFAPIASLAWLALGSDWAHWQDLLRYVLPDAAANTAWLLGGVGLVVLVVGTGCAWLVTACDFPGRRWLHWALLLPLAMPAYIVAFAYLDLLHPIGPVQGALRWLLGYDSPRQWRLPDLRSMGGAIFVLGFTLYPYVYMTARAMFMTQPAHLMEAARSLGETRWGAFWRVALPMARPALVVGLSLALLETLGDIGASEFLGVHTLTVSIYTTWVTRSDLAGAAQIACSMLLAVVALVWLERQGRSRQRFGSAQRMRAIAPHRLPAGRAWLATLACSLPVLIGFAAPAAYLAWESGKRLLQGSGVSEGLVSSLLNTLGLALGVTLIAVAAGLVVAWATRAGISTRAPSRWPAQLAALGYAVPGTVLAIGLLTPALAFDAGLAQLFGMDGLPLMGQGIVLVAACVIRFLVMPVGGIEAGLVRIPPTLEQASRLLGESRLGTLRRVHLPLLRPAMATSAMLVFVDAMKELPATLLLRPADFDTLATWLYAEAARGTYEEGAIAALCIVVAGLVPVMLLARAQLSGTQR; from the coding sequence ATGTTTTCTTTTCTTCGTTCAGGGCTCAGGCCCGTCGGGCCGGTGTGGCAGGGCGCAAGCTGGTTGATTGCGCTGGGGGTGTTTGCGCCCATTGCCTCGCTGGCCTGGCTGGCGCTGGGCTCGGACTGGGCGCACTGGCAGGATCTGCTGCGCTATGTGCTGCCCGATGCCGCCGCCAATACGGCCTGGCTGCTGGGCGGGGTGGGCCTGGTGGTGCTGGTGGTGGGCACGGGCTGCGCCTGGCTGGTGACGGCCTGCGATTTTCCGGGACGGCGCTGGCTGCACTGGGCGCTGCTGCTGCCGCTGGCCATGCCGGCCTATATCGTTGCCTTTGCCTATCTGGATCTGCTGCACCCCATAGGCCCGGTGCAGGGCGCGCTGCGCTGGTTGCTGGGTTACGACAGCCCGCGTCAGTGGCGCCTGCCCGATCTGCGCTCCATGGGCGGTGCGATCTTCGTGCTGGGGTTCACGCTCTACCCCTATGTGTATATGACGGCACGGGCCATGTTCATGACCCAGCCGGCGCATCTGATGGAGGCCGCCCGCTCGCTGGGTGAGACCCGCTGGGGTGCTTTTTGGCGCGTGGCCCTGCCCATGGCGCGACCGGCGCTGGTCGTGGGCCTGAGCCTGGCGTTGCTGGAGACGCTGGGCGATATCGGTGCGTCCGAGTTTCTGGGCGTGCACACGCTCACGGTATCGATCTACACCACCTGGGTCACGCGCTCCGATCTGGCCGGTGCCGCGCAGATTGCCTGCTCCATGCTGCTGGCCGTGGTGGCCCTGGTCTGGCTGGAGCGTCAGGGCCGCAGTCGCCAGCGCTTTGGCTCGGCCCAGCGCATGAGGGCCATAGCGCCGCACCGTCTGCCGGCAGGCAGGGCCTGGCTTGCCACGCTGGCCTGCAGCCTGCCGGTGCTGATCGGCTTTGCCGCACCGGCGGCCTATCTGGCCTGGGAAAGCGGCAAGCGTCTGCTGCAGGGCTCGGGCGTCTCCGAGGGCCTGGTCTCCAGCCTGCTCAACACGCTGGGGCTGGCGCTGGGCGTGACCCTGATCGCGGTGGCTGCGGGTCTTGTCGTGGCCTGGGCCACGCGCGCCGGCATCAGCACGCGAGCGCCATCGCGCTGGCCTGCACAGCTGGCGGCGCTGGGCTACGCCGTGCCGGGCACGGTGCTGGCCATCGGCCTGTTGACGCCGGCGCTGGCATTCGACGCAGGGCTGGCCCAGCTGTTCGGCATGGACGGCCTGCCGCTGATGGGGCAGGGGATTGTGCTGGTGGCCGCCTGCGTGATTCGCTTCCTTGTCATGCCCGTGGGCGGGATCGAGGCCGGTCTGGTGCGTATCCCGCCGACGCTGGAGCAGGCCTCGCGCCTGCTGGGCGAAAGCCGCCTGGGCACGCTGCGTCGCGTACACCTGCCGCTGCTGCGGCCTGCCATGGCCACCAGTGCCATGCTGGTGTTTGTCGATGCCATGAAGGAACTGCCCGCCACCTTGCTGCTGCGCCCGGCCGATTTCGATACCCTGGCCACCTGGCTCTATGCCGAAGCCGCGCGCGGCACCTATGAGGAGGGCGCGATCGCCGCGCTGTGCATTGTGGTCGCGGGGCTGGTTCCCGTCATGCTGCTGGCGCGTGCCCAGCTGTCGGGTACTCAGCGATGA
- a CDS encoding ABC transporter ATP-binding protein: MTASLQIAQLQLGYETPTGLHTVLQGFDLQVPAGHIASLLGPSGCGKTSVLRAIAGFEPVHAGSIHLGKVLLSGPGTHLPPEQRRVGMMFQEYGLFPHLTAVQNVGFGLRRMGKPERDKRVQELLAVVGLANSGGKFPHELSGGQQQRVALARALAPSPALLLLDEPFSNLDAATRERLTLEVRDILRSAGQTAILVTHNAQEAETMADQICRMTPAEL, encoded by the coding sequence ATGACCGCCTCTCTACAAATTGCGCAGCTGCAACTGGGCTATGAAACGCCTACGGGTCTGCACACCGTGCTACAGGGCTTTGATCTGCAGGTGCCTGCAGGTCATATCGCCAGCCTGCTGGGTCCCTCGGGTTGCGGCAAGACCTCCGTGCTGCGTGCGATCGCGGGCTTCGAGCCGGTGCATGCGGGCAGCATTCATCTGGGCAAGGTGCTGCTCTCCGGCCCCGGCACGCATCTGCCTCCCGAGCAGCGCCGTGTGGGCATGATGTTCCAGGAGTACGGGCTGTTCCCGCATTTGACGGCAGTGCAGAACGTGGGCTTCGGCCTGCGCCGCATGGGCAAGCCAGAGCGCGACAAACGTGTGCAGGAGCTGCTTGCCGTGGTGGGGCTGGCGAATTCAGGTGGCAAGTTCCCGCACGAGCTGTCCGGCGGCCAGCAGCAGCGTGTGGCGCTGGCCCGCGCCCTGGCGCCGTCCCCGGCCTTGCTGCTGCTCGATGAGCCATTTTCGAACCTCGACGCTGCCACGCGAGAGCGCCTGACGCTGGAGGTGCGCGACATTCTGCGGTCTGCCGGGCAGACGGCGATTCTGGTCACGCACAACGCGCAGGAAGCCGAAACCATGGCCGACCAGATCTGCAGGATGACGCCGGCTGAGCTCTGA
- a CDS encoding PhzF family phenazine biosynthesis protein, with the protein MTVDVFTRTALLGNPVAVVLGADGLSEAQMQAFARWTNLSETTFVLQPSPEGLAAGADYQLRIFTPAGELAFAGHPTLGSCHAWLAQGGQPRNPEQVLQECKKGLVAIGCDAQGALFFEAPSLDSQEIPEEELAPVLQALGLQREQLLMARSLHNGSPWLGLLLEHPDTVLSVEPDFGALKKLGAKAGLAAIYEVEEDAPLIGRSSREARAFAKQAEEAAQEKVTSAPPRLEVRALVGETASEDPVTGSLNAALAQWLTGEGLLQTPYSAAQGVCVGRDGQVHVQTAANGKLWVGGHTVTVTSGRVLL; encoded by the coding sequence ATGACCGTGGACGTGTTCACGCGCACCGCGCTGCTCGGCAACCCCGTGGCGGTGGTGCTGGGTGCCGATGGCTTGAGCGAGGCCCAGATGCAGGCCTTCGCACGCTGGACCAATCTGTCGGAAACCACTTTTGTGCTGCAGCCCTCGCCCGAGGGGCTGGCTGCGGGCGCCGACTACCAGCTGCGTATCTTCACGCCCGCAGGCGAGCTGGCTTTTGCCGGCCACCCCACGCTGGGCAGCTGCCATGCCTGGCTGGCCCAGGGCGGCCAGCCGCGCAACCCCGAACAGGTACTGCAGGAGTGCAAAAAAGGCCTGGTAGCCATTGGCTGCGATGCGCAAGGCGCTCTGTTTTTCGAAGCCCCTTCACTCGACTCCCAGGAAATTCCCGAAGAGGAGCTGGCCCCCGTGCTGCAGGCGCTGGGCCTGCAGCGTGAACAACTGCTGATGGCGCGCAGCCTCCATAACGGCTCGCCCTGGCTGGGCCTGCTGCTCGAACACCCCGATACGGTGCTGAGTGTGGAGCCGGACTTTGGAGCGCTCAAGAAGCTGGGAGCCAAAGCCGGTCTGGCGGCCATTTATGAGGTGGAAGAGGATGCCCCGCTAATTGGACGTTCCAGCCGCGAGGCCCGCGCTTTTGCCAAGCAGGCTGAAGAAGCCGCTCAAGAAAAAGTGACCTCAGCTCCGCCGCGTCTGGAAGTGCGCGCCCTGGTGGGTGAGACAGCGAGCGAAGACCCAGTCACCGGCAGCCTGAATGCAGCGCTGGCCCAATGGCTGACGGGCGAAGGTCTGCTGCAGACGCCCTATAGCGCCGCGCAAGGCGTTTGCGTAGGTCGTGACGGCCAGGTTCATGTGCAGACCGCCGCCAACGGCAAGCTCTGGGTGGGCGGCCACACCGTGACCGTGACCTCAGGCCGCGTCCTGCTTTAA
- a CDS encoding PLP-dependent aminotransferase family protein, which produces MTTWTLAERAAKMNSSAIREILKLTDRPGIISMAGGLPSPKAFPLDAFTEACQTVMQRDGAAALQYSTTEGFAPLRQAIADFLPWNVDPEQILITTGSQQALDLIGKVFLDKGSRLLVEKPTYLGALQAFTPMEPVAVGVDSDDEGMLIEDFAKQIGSGAGKARLAYVLPNFQNPTGRTMSDARRQALVDKARELDIPLIEDNPYGDLWYEQEPPLPLAARNPEGVIYMGSFSKVLAPGLRIGFIVAPKSVYGKLTQAKQAADLHTPSFNQRVVAEVIKDGFLDRHVPTIRAMYKAQRDVMLMALEREMAGLDVQWTRPVSGMFLWVKLPAGMDAQALLAKAVERNMAFVPGAPFYAGDAQNNTLRLSYVTVSAEQINVGIKSLADAIKASL; this is translated from the coding sequence ATGACAACCTGGACGCTGGCAGAACGTGCTGCCAAGATGAATTCCTCCGCCATCCGCGAGATCCTCAAGCTGACCGACCGCCCCGGCATCATCAGCATGGCTGGCGGCCTGCCTTCCCCCAAGGCCTTCCCCCTGGACGCGTTCACCGAAGCCTGCCAGACCGTGATGCAGCGTGACGGTGCCGCGGCCCTGCAGTACTCGACCACCGAAGGCTTTGCCCCGCTGCGTCAGGCGATCGCCGACTTCCTGCCCTGGAACGTCGATCCCGAGCAGATCCTGATCACCACCGGCAGCCAGCAGGCGCTGGATCTGATCGGCAAGGTGTTCCTGGACAAGGGCAGCCGTCTGCTGGTCGAAAAGCCCACCTACCTGGGCGCCCTGCAGGCCTTCACTCCCATGGAGCCCGTGGCCGTGGGCGTGGACAGCGATGACGAAGGCATGCTGATCGAGGACTTTGCCAAGCAGATCGGCAGCGGTGCCGGCAAGGCCCGCCTGGCCTATGTGCTGCCCAACTTCCAGAACCCCACCGGCCGCACCATGAGCGATGCGCGCCGCCAGGCCCTGGTCGACAAGGCCAGGGAACTGGACATTCCCCTCATCGAGGACAACCCCTACGGCGACCTCTGGTACGAACAGGAGCCTCCCCTGCCCCTGGCTGCACGCAACCCCGAGGGCGTGATCTACATGGGCTCGTTCTCCAAGGTGCTGGCCCCGGGCCTGCGCATCGGCTTCATCGTTGCGCCCAAGTCCGTGTATGGCAAGCTGACCCAGGCCAAGCAGGCTGCCGACCTGCACACCCCCAGCTTCAACCAGCGCGTGGTAGCCGAAGTCATCAAGGACGGCTTCCTGGACCGCCATGTGCCCACCATCCGCGCCATGTACAAGGCCCAGCGCGATGTGATGCTGATGGCCCTGGAGCGCGAGATGGCCGGCCTCGACGTGCAATGGACACGTCCCGTGAGCGGCATGTTCCTCTGGGTCAAGCTGCCTGCGGGCATGGACGCCCAGGCCCTGCTGGCCAAGGCCGTGGAGCGCAATATGGCTTTTGTGCCCGGCGCGCCTTTCTATGCCGGCGATGCGCAGAACAACACGCTGCGTCTGTCGTACGTGACGGTGTCTGCCGAGCAGATCAACGTCGGCATCAAATCTTTGGCCGACGCCATCAAGGCCAGCCTGTGA
- a CDS encoding PLP-dependent aminotransferase family protein: MSISLSRQAALTLTQQLAERLAERIRTRLLPAGARLPSVRECARQQGVSPYTVVAAYDLLQAQGLVEARPQRGFFVRDIVQNPLQTQEGKAQIAINEGALNTPVGIPPGTRINATMLIRGMFVESVAGKPQPGAGVLPAEWLDAGFLVAAMRKVTSGQALRESLVRYGEPMGDSRLREALARRMQRIGIAAGPGQIITTLGATQALDIVSRALLQPGDPVMVEEPGWAVEYARLAAMGMRVLPVPRGPEGPDMAVMQRYCETMAPKLYVSVSVLHNPTGYSLSAASAHEVLQMAQRHGFYVVEDDSYCHIAPDHAPRVSVLDRLQRSIYISGFAKVLVPNWRLGYLAAPPELVERLLDTKLLSTLSTPTPMEQALALCMEQGQLRRHAERLRQHLAQARTRSVALAQAAGCRFVAEPAGMFGWVDTGVDTEVLTQLLLDQGYMIAPGAMFHASRGSSTCMRINFATTQDAAFWRVFERAVAQMRAQAQKL; the protein is encoded by the coding sequence ATGTCCATCTCCCTGTCCCGCCAGGCGGCCCTGACCCTGACCCAGCAACTGGCCGAGCGTCTGGCCGAACGCATACGCACCAGGCTGCTGCCCGCAGGCGCGCGCCTGCCTTCGGTGCGTGAATGTGCGCGCCAGCAGGGCGTGAGTCCGTACACGGTGGTGGCCGCCTACGACCTGCTGCAGGCCCAGGGGCTGGTCGAGGCCAGGCCGCAACGCGGCTTCTTTGTGCGAGATATTGTGCAAAATCCGCTTCAAACGCAGGAGGGTAAAGCGCAGATAGCTATCAATGAGGGGGCGCTCAATACCCCGGTAGGCATCCCGCCGGGCACGCGCATCAACGCCACCATGCTGATCCGCGGCATGTTTGTGGAGAGCGTGGCCGGCAAACCCCAGCCCGGTGCCGGTGTGCTGCCCGCCGAGTGGCTCGATGCCGGCTTTCTGGTGGCGGCCATGCGCAAGGTCACCAGCGGGCAGGCGCTGCGCGAATCGCTGGTGCGCTACGGCGAACCCATGGGCGACAGCCGGCTGCGCGAGGCGCTGGCACGTCGCATGCAGCGCATAGGCATCGCGGCGGGGCCGGGCCAGATCATCACCACCCTGGGCGCGACCCAGGCGCTGGACATCGTGAGCCGGGCCCTGTTGCAGCCCGGCGATCCGGTGATGGTGGAAGAGCCGGGCTGGGCCGTGGAATATGCGCGCCTGGCCGCCATGGGCATGCGCGTGCTGCCGGTGCCGCGCGGGCCCGAGGGGCCGGACATGGCGGTGATGCAGCGCTATTGCGAGACCATGGCCCCCAAGCTCTATGTGAGTGTCAGCGTGCTGCACAACCCCACGGGTTACAGCCTGAGTGCGGCCAGCGCCCATGAGGTGCTGCAGATGGCGCAGCGTCATGGCTTTTATGTGGTGGAGGACGATAGCTACTGCCATATCGCACCCGATCATGCGCCGCGCGTGTCGGTGCTGGACCGGCTGCAGCGCAGCATCTACATCAGCGGCTTTGCCAAGGTGCTGGTGCCCAACTGGCGCCTGGGCTATCTGGCAGCGCCGCCCGAGCTGGTCGAGAGACTGCTGGACACCAAGCTGCTGTCCACCCTGTCCACGCCGACCCCCATGGAGCAGGCGCTGGCCCTGTGCATGGAGCAAGGCCAGCTGCGCCGCCATGCCGAGCGGCTGCGCCAGCATCTGGCCCAGGCGCGCACGCGCAGCGTGGCGCTGGCTCAGGCTGCCGGTTGCCGTTTTGTGGCCGAGCCTGCGGGCATGTTCGGCTGGGTGGATACCGGTGTGGATACCGAGGTGCTGACCCAGCTGCTGCTGGATCAGGGCTACATGATTGCCCCTGGTGCCATGTTCCATGCCAGCCGGGGCTCCAGCACCTGCATGCGCATCAATTTCGCGACCACGCAGGACGCCGCCTTCTGGCGGGTCTTCGAGCGGGCGGTGGCCCAGATGCGGGCCCAGGCACAGAAGTTGTAG
- a CDS encoding ChbG/HpnK family deacetylase codes for MNHMKAPRAILLCADDYALHPLVDDAVQQLTLAGRLSATSCMTTSPLWLQAAPALRALRPRLSVGLHFNLTEDHGGQHGAQALGTVLRLAYARQMPQGLMRQAWREQLDAFEQVMGTAPDFIDGHQHVHQLPGLRAAMQQELQARYAAHEMPWVRSTAPAAGLWRSPKAAIIALLGGWATTRRLRHADIPMNHGFGGVYGFDAPDTASYGRQMAGWLPHMAAGGLLMCHPASGVVEGDAIGRQRPVEFDYLMSDAFGELLQRTGCHIHQGPIQLG; via the coding sequence ATGAATCACATGAAAGCCCCCCGCGCCATCCTGCTGTGTGCCGACGATTACGCCCTGCATCCGCTGGTGGACGACGCCGTGCAGCAGTTGACGCTTGCCGGTCGTCTGTCGGCCACCAGCTGCATGACCACCTCGCCACTCTGGCTGCAAGCCGCGCCGGCATTAAGGGCGTTGCGTCCCCGGCTCTCGGTGGGTCTGCATTTCAATCTGACCGAAGACCATGGCGGACAGCATGGAGCCCAGGCGCTGGGCACGGTACTGCGCCTGGCCTATGCACGGCAGATGCCGCAGGGTCTGATGCGCCAGGCCTGGCGCGAACAGCTCGATGCTTTCGAGCAGGTCATGGGCACGGCCCCGGACTTCATAGACGGCCACCAGCATGTGCATCAGTTGCCGGGTCTGCGAGCGGCCATGCAGCAGGAACTCCAGGCCCGCTACGCCGCGCACGAGATGCCCTGGGTGCGCTCCACGGCACCGGCCGCAGGTCTGTGGCGCAGCCCCAAGGCCGCCATCATTGCCTTGCTGGGTGGCTGGGCCACCACCAGACGGCTACGCCATGCAGACATCCCCATGAACCATGGCTTTGGCGGCGTCTATGGCTTTGATGCCCCCGACACCGCCAGCTATGGCAGGCAGATGGCCGGCTGGCTGCCGCATATGGCGGCTGGCGGCCTGCTGATGTGCCACCCGGCCAGCGGCGTGGTGGAGGGCGATGCCATAGGCAGGCAGCGCCCCGTGGAGTTCGACTATCTCATGTCCGACGCCTTTGGCGAGCTGCTGCAGCGCACCGGCTGCCATATCCATCAGGGCCCCATCCAGCTGGGCTAA
- a CDS encoding GtrA family protein, translated as MIVGALQRLRRLPQLLQFVLVGGSAAATHLAVVGLLVSLLGLPPLGANVLAFLVAFVVSYNGHALLTFSAAQARGWPVVAKFFAVACLSFIANEALYYIALNWLHWHYFWSLAAVLVLVAIGTFVMSKFWAFKASSTA; from the coding sequence GTGATCGTGGGCGCGCTGCAAAGACTGCGCCGCCTGCCGCAGCTGCTGCAGTTCGTGCTGGTGGGCGGCTCGGCAGCAGCCACGCATCTGGCGGTGGTCGGCCTGCTGGTGTCACTGCTGGGCCTGCCACCGCTCGGTGCCAATGTGCTGGCGTTTCTCGTGGCCTTTGTGGTCAGCTACAACGGTCATGCCCTGCTCACTTTTTCAGCAGCGCAGGCCAGGGGCTGGCCGGTGGTGGCGAAATTCTTTGCCGTGGCCTGTCTTTCCTTTATCGCCAACGAGGCGCTGTACTACATCGCCCTGAACTGGCTGCACTGGCATTACTTCTGGAGTCTGGCCGCCGTGCTGGTGCTGGTGGCCATAGGCACTTTTGTCATGAGCAAGTTCTGGGCCTTCAAGGCAAGCAGCACCGCATGA
- a CDS encoding glycosyltransferase family 2 protein, with protein MTDFHAEYAPAAPPAQLPRQPLRLSCVVPAYNEQANIEGFLRALAETVRALTPDFEIVVVNDGSRDATHELSLRLAQELPLRYLALSRNFGKEAALSAGIDHARGNAVLLIDADFQHPLEMLAEMHELWQSGYEMIYGVIADRGAESGAKRMGTQLFYRVMNSGSSVKMPPNAGDFRWMDRKVVDALKALPENNRFMKGLYAWVGFKTVALPFVPRDRAAGSSSFNLRRLGSLALLGLTSFTTLPLRVWSMVGAGISLLALAYGLWIAAEALFFGNPLRGWPTLAASIMLFSGVQLLSIGILGEYIGRIYEEVKRRPIYLVAHDEDRSPLREPS; from the coding sequence ATGACCGATTTTCACGCCGAATATGCTCCCGCAGCCCCGCCAGCCCAGTTGCCGCGCCAGCCGCTGAGGCTGAGCTGCGTGGTGCCGGCCTATAACGAACAAGCCAATATCGAGGGGTTTCTGCGTGCGCTGGCCGAGACGGTTCGGGCCTTGACGCCCGATTTCGAGATCGTGGTGGTCAACGACGGCAGCCGTGACGCCACGCATGAGCTGAGCCTGCGTCTGGCGCAGGAGCTGCCGCTGCGCTATCTCGCCTTGTCGCGCAACTTTGGCAAGGAAGCCGCGCTGTCTGCCGGCATAGACCACGCCCGGGGCAATGCCGTGCTGCTGATCGACGCCGACTTCCAGCATCCGCTGGAGATGCTGGCCGAAATGCATGAGCTGTGGCAATCGGGCTACGAGATGATCTATGGCGTGATCGCCGACCGCGGCGCAGAAAGCGGCGCCAAGCGCATGGGCACCCAGCTGTTCTACCGCGTGATGAACTCGGGCAGCTCGGTCAAGATGCCGCCGAACGCAGGCGACTTCCGCTGGATGGACCGCAAGGTCGTCGATGCCCTCAAGGCTTTGCCGGAGAACAATCGCTTCATGAAGGGTCTGTACGCCTGGGTCGGCTTCAAGACCGTCGCCCTGCCCTTTGTTCCCCGGGACCGTGCGGCGGGCAGCTCCAGCTTCAATCTGCGCCGCCTGGGGTCTCTGGCCCTCCTGGGACTGACCTCCTTCACCACCCTGCCCCTGCGCGTCTGGAGCATGGTGGGAGCCGGCATTTCCCTGCTGGCTCTGGCCTATGGCCTGTGGATTGCGGCCGAAGCCCTGTTCTTTGGCAACCCTTTGCGCGGCTGGCCCACACTGGCCGCCAGCATCATGCTGTTCTCGGGCGTGCAGTTGCTGTCCATCGGCATTCTGGGCGAGTACATCGGTCGCATCTACGAAGAGGTCAAGCGCCGCCCCATCTACCTGGTGGCCCATGATGAAGACCGCAGCCCGCTGCGCGAGCCATCGTGA
- a CDS encoding ArnT family glycosyltransferase: MTAAQRESLVLGGRAVAALLAVYGVIWLAIHWVTALAAPGDNVEQLIWIHSLELGYFKHPPMPTWIMAASAAVFGPSIGLTYVLGGVLTLGSLAIFWKLLCDMRGRAYASVGLLAALSITFYCGRLYYYNHNVVMMLWISLAVALTWHVTQKPSLAGWAWLGLVSGLGMLSKYQYVLALGVIGLWWLRIGAWKNPVHVKGAALAAAVGLLVLSPHLYWLKTHDWMPMHYAERTSLGLHLDTAARIKMSWTFAVDWIFNRCMPAWIVLGVALWWGRRRAGKTGAQTAPAKEVPVDADRLLREFWLLWGLVPLLAMLVLCLFTGSYLHLQWGTAFMFLCVPAVMEWARSPRSWGAAGDMRAAWLTFGVLQALLLLQFWLASPMGLSGYKSTHQNHIPVDKIVEGLAPAAHQALGGPVDIIIGPQALAGRIAMELPERPRVYVERNLQYSPWIREEELPSARIIEVVVAPDPLPEGFTRAYGVWAWRPVKIAKGEH, from the coding sequence ATGACCGCTGCTCAACGCGAATCTCTTGTTCTTGGCGGCCGTGCCGTTGCCGCCTTGCTCGCCGTATACGGCGTGATCTGGCTGGCCATTCACTGGGTGACGGCCCTGGCCGCGCCCGGGGACAACGTGGAGCAGCTGATCTGGATTCACTCCCTGGAGCTGGGCTATTTCAAGCATCCGCCGATGCCGACCTGGATCATGGCCGCCTCCGCGGCTGTCTTTGGTCCGTCCATAGGGCTGACCTATGTGCTGGGCGGCGTGCTCACACTGGGCTCATTGGCGATTTTCTGGAAGCTGCTGTGCGATATGCGGGGCCGGGCCTATGCGAGCGTGGGTCTGCTGGCGGCGCTGAGCATCACCTTCTATTGCGGGCGGCTCTACTACTACAACCACAACGTCGTGATGATGCTGTGGATTTCGCTGGCCGTGGCGCTGACCTGGCATGTCACGCAGAAGCCATCCCTGGCGGGTTGGGCCTGGCTGGGCCTGGTTTCGGGCCTGGGCATGCTCAGCAAATATCAGTATGTGCTTGCGCTGGGCGTGATCGGCCTGTGGTGGCTGCGCATTGGCGCCTGGAAGAACCCGGTCCATGTCAAAGGAGCAGCACTGGCTGCTGCGGTCGGCCTGCTGGTGCTGTCTCCTCATCTGTACTGGCTGAAAACCCATGACTGGATGCCCATGCATTACGCAGAGCGCACGTCCCTGGGTCTGCACCTGGATACGGCCGCGCGCATCAAGATGTCCTGGACGTTTGCGGTGGACTGGATCTTCAACCGCTGCATGCCTGCCTGGATCGTGCTGGGTGTGGCTCTCTGGTGGGGACGCCGCAGGGCGGGCAAGACTGGAGCGCAGACTGCGCCTGCCAAGGAGGTGCCAGTCGACGCGGACAGGTTGCTGCGCGAGTTCTGGCTGCTCTGGGGCCTGGTGCCGCTGCTGGCCATGCTGGTGCTGTGCCTGTTTACGGGCTCCTATCTACACCTGCAATGGGGCACGGCCTTCATGTTCCTGTGCGTGCCGGCCGTCATGGAGTGGGCGCGCTCGCCACGGAGCTGGGGTGCAGCCGGGGACATGCGTGCCGCCTGGCTGACGTTTGGGGTTCTGCAGGCGCTGCTGTTGCTGCAGTTCTGGCTGGCTTCGCCCATGGGGCTGTCGGGCTACAAGAGCACCCATCAGAACCATATCCCCGTGGACAAGATCGTGGAAGGTCTGGCGCCGGCGGCGCATCAGGCACTGGGCGGCCCTGTGGACATCATCATCGGTCCGCAGGCGCTGGCCGGGCGTATTGCGATGGAGCTGCCCGAGCGTCCGCGCGTCTATGTGGAGCGCAATCTGCAATACAGCCCCTGGATTCGTGAGGAGGAGCTGCCGAGCGCCCGCATCATCGAGGTGGTAGTGGCCCCGGACCCATTGCCTGAAGGCTTCACCCGCGCCTATGGTGTCTGGGCCTGGCGGCCGGTGAAGATCGCCAAGGGCGAGCACTGA